In the genome of Blastopirellula retiformator, the window CATTGAGGCACAAGCCGCCGCGATTGCTTTCTACTGGGGAAGACGAAGGCCCCGTTTTTCCTGGCCGCTGGGTCAATTCCCATGAATTGCAAGCGGGGGATGTCATTACTGGCCGTGACGGCCGGCCGCAAATCATTCGTCAGATTCATCAACGGTATGAAGAATCGTTTCCGGTCTCGAACCTGACAATCGGAGACTTCCACAATTACGCGGTCGGCGTCGACTCCATTCTTGTCCACAACGAATCGTTGTGCGACGATGGAATCGAAAGGTTGAATGAACTCGTCAACCAAGGAGCGGTAAGACTTGAGGATGCGGAGTATTACGCTCTGTCGTTTGACAATGCCGACGAAATCCTTAAGAAACTGGATGATTTTCGTGCCCCAAACACAAAGATCGTCGAACGTGGATCCCTAGACTGGTCCATCGTAAAGAAGAAGACGGGTGAAACTCGTTGGCAACACATTCAAAAGCGCGGCATCAACAACACCAAGAAAGACCTTCATGGTGTCTTTGACGAAGATGCCGTTCTTACCGTACAAGAAGCGTGGTATCGTGCTCAGCGGCTTGGCATCAGGATGGACGACACCGGAACGTTGGTCGTGCCGATGGGTAGACGAGTAGGCTGGGAAGGCGGCAAGTTAGGCACAGGCGTTGACTTACATAGTGTCACGATCCACACTACCGACGGCACAAAAATCATAACAGCATATCCTTCAAAGTAGACAAATGGCACACTGGTGCAAATCATGTCCTCGATGTAACCAAGGTCGCCTTTTCCTCATGCGGCGAGACGATGACGGCTCCTTGTATCTCCATTGCGAAGAATGTGAATGGGCATGGCAACATCCAAGTCAGATCACACAAATAGACGCTGGCACACTTGGGATTGACTACGAAAGCGAACCGGCGACCATTGCGGACATAGAAGCAGCAGGCTGGACGAATTTCGCACTACACGAGGACGAGTAGCTTCTAATCCTTCGGCTTCTGCATCACGATCTTCGCAGGCTGTGCCGGTTTGAAGGGTTGCAGCTTGGCCGGTTGAGCAGGCTTCCACGGCTTGAACACCGGCACGGCTGACGGCGGCGGCTTTGGCTTTTTGCTCAAGCTCTTATTGACCGCTGAATCTCTCGGCAACGGGTTCATCTTCGATAGCCCGATGTCGGCAGTCTTGTCATTGAGGCACAAGCCGCCGCGATTGCTTTCTGCTGGGGAAGACGAAGGCCCCGTTTTTCCTGGCCGCTGGGTCAATTCCCATGAATTGCAAGCGGGGGATGTTATTACTGGCCGTGACGGCCGGCCGCAAATCATTCGTCAGATTCATCAACGGTATGAAGAATCGTTTCCGGTCTCGAACCTGACAATCGGAGACTTCCACAATTACGCGGTCGGCGTCGACTCCATTCTTGTCCACAACGAATCGTTGTGCGACGATGGAATCGAAAGGTTGAATGAACTCGTCAACCAAGGAGCGGTAAGACTTGAGGATGCGGAGTATTACGCTCTGTCGTTTGACAATGCCAACGAAATCCTTAAGAAACTGGATGATTTTCGTGCCCCAACAACAATTCCCGGCGATGCCGGTTTCATTGGGCCACATAAGAATAGTTGGACGCTGACTCCACAGGGAGCAGGCGCACATCTGGTTGAACGTGCAAACGTTAGTGGGCGGTCAGCGTTGCGTCAGTTTGACCAACCGGGAACGCCTCGATTCTATCCATCGGGTTCGCCTGAGAATGCTGGTGCTGCTCACATTCGGCTGCACCGAGCAACTAAAAATGCTGGTATTAAACTTCGACGTGGAGGGAACTCGAATCTCTCCGATGCAGAATTGTTGCAACGATATAGGCAAGCATATTCAGACCCGGCTTTGCGTGGGATTCGGGGAGACGTGCGAACTCCAGACGGTAGTACAGTTATCGGCACAGATGTAACCCCGTCAGAAGCACTGGATTTGTTGCTGCAATGGGGCGGGTGATAATTAGGACAAGACAATGGTAATTGATGGAAAGACAATCTGCTTAGAAACTGCTGGCATTGGAATCATCTTTCATTCGCCGAAGTTTGCTGAGCATATCTCAGAAGAAGAAGACTATCTTGAGTCTAACTACACGACTGAGGAGCAGGTTCAATCGCACATTCAACAAGGGACGATTGTTGGGTTCGGTACCGGAGCATCTGGCACATTCATCCTTCACTTCCATGCAGGCTATCCTGAAGAGCAGTTCCTGCTTGACTGTGACTTCAAGTTGCGATTAGCGGTAAAATGCGTAGGCGGTAAGCTGTGTTTTCGTGACCTGTATGATTTGATGGATTGGTTTTCCGATTGCCCAGAGGAGCAACTTCTCGACATTGAGGATGGCATTTACCATGTAACTCTTTGTTCAAATCGACCGGCTTCTGGATATCTGGGAGACCAACAGGAAATCCACGTTTACCTGCAATTGCTTGATCAGTTTCCAGCACTTGCCAAAGAAGGGATTCCAACACTCTGCACCTAACGATTTTAAGCGAACTTACACCTTCTGCATCACGATCTTCGCAGGCTGTGCCGGTTTGAAGGGCTGAAAGCGTGCCGGTTCAGCAGGCTTCCACGGCTTGAACACCGGCACTGCCGTTGGCAATGGCTTCGACTTCTGCTTCAAGCTCTTGTTGAACGCTGAATCCTTCGGCAATGGATTCGCAGGCGACATCCCTTTGAGTCTGCCATCGCTGCCCAGCAACAGCCCTTCCTGTTGCTTCTGTCGTTCTCTCAGCCATTCGTGAAACGTCTTCATGCAGTATCTATGGCGATGGCTGACGGCTTTCCCGTGCGTGCGTGAGCGGTTTGCTTGAACATAAAGAAAAAGCAACCGGCGAAGAAAAGGTGTCAGGACTCTTTTTTCCTCCGCCAGCACATGATACCCTGCTGTCATGGGTAGACCAAAGCGAGCCGACGAAGCGGGCGGCATTTATCATGCCTTGAATCGAGGCAACTCTCGGGCGGCGATCTTCGATACGCCGGACGATTTCGAAGCGTTTGAACGCATCTTGGCCGAGGGGCTGTCGCGGTACCCGTGTCAAATTTTAGCCTACCAACTGATGCCCAACCATTGGCATTTGGTCGTCCGCCCCACGGCTGACGGCGGCATGAGCGATTTGCTGCGGTGGGTCACCCTGACGCACACGATGCGCCGACACGCGCACTGCCACACTTCCGGCGAAGGGCACATCTATCAAGGGCGGTTCAAGAGTTTTCCGGTGCAAGACGACGGGCATTTTCTGGTCGCATGTCGTTATGTCGAACGCAATGCCCTGCAGGCTGGCCTGGCAACTCTGGCCGAAGACTGGAAATGGGGATCGCTCGCCCGTTGGTTGGCCAAGCCGAGGCGAAAGCCCGATCTCCTGACGCCGTGGCCGATCGCCCGACCTGGTCATTGGAAAGACCGAGTCAATCAGGCGATGTCCAAGAAAGAAGTCGACGCCGTCCGCCACGCGATCCGCCGAGGCTCCCCCTTCGGCGATCCCGATTGGACCCAGTCCATTGCCCGCCGCCTGAACCTAGATTCCACCCTCCGCCCCCGCGGCAGGCCGAAGAAGGTAGCGCCTGGTTGACACAAAGAGTCCTGACACCTTTTCTGTTCCGATGCACTATCCCCTCGGGCATCGATCGGATTGGGACGCCAGGCGGATCCTACCCCTTTTACCCCCTGCGGGTTCCAGCGGGGATTTCTAGGCCACCCGTTTTTCGTCTAGAGTAGGTATATCGCCCGATTACCCGGGATGTTCACTGGCTTTATCCCTGGTAGCTAACCGGGATAATTTACTGTTATCCGTCAAATAGTCTCGTGTGATTTCGAGTGGGTTGCTTGAACCCACGCAGATCGTGAAGCCAGATTCACCCTCTACTTAAGCAGGTAACCAGTATGCCAAAAATTCGACGACCAAACTTGCAACTCGTGCACGTTTCCGACATTGACGTATCCACAAAGTTCTACACGGATATTTTTGGTTTCGATCCATTCTTCATCACTCCACGGTATGTTGTGTTCAAGATTGACGGCGATGCCGATTTCGCAATTTGGTCAGGTGGCGATTCGCCAGATCCTGAAACGCCTCGCTTCAGCGAAATTGGCATCAATCTGGATTCCGACGATGAAGTCACTTCACTTTACAAAGAATGGAGCGACCGAGAGGAAGTTTCGTTCGCCCAGCATCTTCACACCGCCGTGTTTGGTGAGACATTCCAGATCAAAGATCCGGATGGCCACATCATTCGCGTTTCATCAAAAGACTGACGGATAACCAATAAGGATTTGACTTCGCGTGGATGC includes:
- a CDS encoding polymorphic toxin-type HINT domain-containing protein, yielding MNTGTADGGGFGFLLKLLLTAESLGNGFIFDSPMSAVLSLRHKPPRLLSAGEDEGPVFPGRWVNSHELQAGDVITGRDGRPQIIRQIHQRYEESFPVSNLTIGDFHNYAVGVDSILVHNESLCDDGIERLNELVNQGAVRLEDAEYYALSFDNANEILKKLDDFRAPTTIPGDAGFIGPHKNSWTLTPQGAGAHLVERANVSGRSALRQFDQPGTPRFYPSGSPENAGAAHIRLHRATKNAGIKLRRGGNSNLSDAELLQRYRQAYSDPALRGIRGDVRTPDGSTVIGTDVTPSEALDLLLQWGG
- a CDS encoding transposase, translating into MGRPKRADEAGGIYHALNRGNSRAAIFDTPDDFEAFERILAEGLSRYPCQILAYQLMPNHWHLVVRPTADGGMSDLLRWVTLTHTMRRHAHCHTSGEGHIYQGRFKSFPVQDDGHFLVACRYVERNALQAGLATLAEDWKWGSLARWLAKPRRKPDLLTPWPIARPGHWKDRVNQAMSKKEVDAVRHAIRRGSPFGDPDWTQSIARRLNLDSTLRPRGRPKKVAPG
- a CDS encoding VOC family protein: MPKIRRPNLQLVHVSDIDVSTKFYTDIFGFDPFFITPRYVVFKIDGDADFAIWSGGDSPDPETPRFSEIGINLDSDDEVTSLYKEWSDREEVSFAQHLHTAVFGETFQIKDPDGHIIRVSSKD
- a CDS encoding polymorphic toxin-type HINT domain-containing protein; the protein is MNTGTADGGGFGFLLKLLLTAESLGNGFIFDSPMSAVLSLRHKPPRLLSTGEDEGPVFPGRWVNSHELQAGDVITGRDGRPQIIRQIHQRYEESFPVSNLTIGDFHNYAVGVDSILVHNESLCDDGIERLNELVNQGAVRLEDAEYYALSFDNADEILKKLDDFRAPNTKIVERGSLDWSIVKKKTGETRWQHIQKRGINNTKKDLHGVFDEDAVLTVQEAWYRAQRLGIRMDDTGTLVVPMGRRVGWEGGKLGTGVDLHSVTIHTTDGTKIITAYPSK